CGTGGGTTCCGCCGCAAGCCACCATGTCCCAGCCCTCGATCTCCACGATGCGAATCCGCCCCGAGACCTTGGGCGCCCGCCGCAGCGGATACGAGCCTACCTCGGAGTCTTCGATCCAGAAGGTCTTGACCGGGGTGTTGGCGTATACCGCCCAGTTGGCCAGCGCTTCGGCCTGCTGGACGGTGGCCCGGTCAGGCTCGCCGGAGAAGTCAATGGTGCAGACCGGGCCGCTCATGTTCACCGCCAGGGTCTCCCAGCCCGCCGCTCGCCAGAAGGCTTGGGCTAGGGTGTGCTCGGCGGTATGGCGCTGCATGTGGCGGTAGCGGCGGGTCCAGTCGAGTTCGCCCTGAACCTCCTGGCCTTCCGGGAGGGGGGCCTCGAGCACGTGGATTACCTCTGCTTTGGCCTTGCCCTCCCCCCGGCCTTCCGCCTCTTTCACGTCCAGCACCCTTAGTCCGTTCAGGGTGCCGGTGTCGTTGGCCTGCCCTCCAGCGGTAGGGTAAAAAAGGGTCCGATCGAGCACCACATAGTGCTTGCCGCCCTCGCTCCAGGCACGGAGCACGCGGGCAGTAAAGCGGCTTTCGTAGGGAAATTCGTGGTACAGGCGCACCCCTTAATTATCCGCCTTCGAGGGCCAATACGCCGCGGGGCATCGGCTACTTGGTCAGTCCAAGCTCCCTCGAGAGCCCCCTAAGGGCGTGCACCTGCCGCTCCACCAAGACTTGAAACTCCACCCCCAAGGATAAGAACTCGCCTAGGCCGTTCTGCTCACGCACCTTGGCCCATTCCGGGGATCTGGCCACTTTACGCAGGGCCTGTACCCAGAAGGTGTAGGCCTGGGCAGAAGTGCTCTTGGGCATGTAAAACCCCTGCCAGACTACCCAGTCCACGTCGTAGCCCAGCTCTCTCAGGGTGGGGACGTCGGTGTACGGACCGGGCAAGCGTTGGGGGGCCATCACCCCCAGGGCCCGCAAGCTGCCCCCCGCGACCTCCTCTCGCAGCACGGAGGCATCTCCAAGGAAGATCTGGACGAGGTCGTGCTTGAGCGGGGTCGGGTCTTCCGCGGGGGTGTATCGGATCGAGCGGGGATCAATCCCCACCGCTCGGCCCAGCAGGGCCACCCTCAGGGGGTCTGGCCCGCCCGTCGTAATCCTGCTGGGGTCGGCCTTCCAGGCGGCGAGCAGCTCTTGCAGGGTTTTCCAGGGGGCTTCGGCTTTGACCGCGACCAACCCAAAATCGGCAGCGATGGCCCCCAGCCAGCGCACGTCGCGTTCGTTGAACGGGCCGTACTGCCCTTGGGCAAGCCGCACAGCGGTGGTCGTGCTCGCCGCCACGATCAGCTCGGGGTCGTCATCGCGCTGGCTCACCACATGGGCGTAGGCCACCCCACCTCCGGCCCCGGGCAAGTGGCTCAGCGTAAAGGGCTGGGGGACGATCTTGAGTTGGTACATGAGCTGGGCCACGGCACGGCAGGTGAAGTCCCAGCCGCCCCCGATACACTCCGGGTGCCGCGGGAGGAAGCCTTGCGCCACCCCCAGGCCAGATATCAGCAAGCCGATCCAAGCCATGCGCCACATAGGGTACCTCGCGTCAAGGACGAGCCAGCAGCTCTCCTCGAGGGGAACGGCGGCCTTCCAGCATCCGTTGACGCGAGCGCTCGAGGTGCTCTTCGATCAGACGCGCGGCCTCTTCACCCTGACCCTGTTGTACCAGCTCGAGTAGCCGCTGGTGGTCCCGGCGGGCCTGGAGGCGGCCCTCGGGGGTCATGACCTCTAGGAAGCGCACCCGGTAAATGCGGGAGAGGACGGTGCCCAGCGCTTCAAGTAAAAAGCGGTTGCCGCAGAGTCGGGCCAGCTCGAGGTGAAAGTCGGTGGCCTTGGCCAGCTCAGACTCGGGGTCGAGATCCTCTCCTAGCGCAGCCAGCACCTGTGCCACCCCTTCGGCGCGGGGCTTCCGCGCGGCGGCCATGCGTACGGCGGTGGTCTCCAAGACCTTGCGGAAGGCAAAGGCCTCCTCGAGCTCGTCCCAGTCCAGCGGGGCCACCCGGTAAGTGCGCCCCTCCCGCCGCACCAGCCCTTCTTGGGCCAACAGCCCTAGCGCCGAGCGGATGGGGGTGCGTGAGACGATGAGGCCTTCTCGGTCACGAAAGTATTCCTCGAGCCTGCGCTCCACCAAGGCCTCTCCGGGGGGAAGCTCGAGGGAGAGGATCATCTGCCGCAGGCGGCGGTAGGCTTCTTGGGTTTGCGGTGCGATCACGTAGGGCTCCTTTGCGGGTTCACGCTGCAAGTACTTGACGAATACTGTATATGTCGGTACACTGAAAATATCAAGCCCGGAAAGTTCCGGGGTTTTTCGTTTAAAGCACCATGCCCAAGGAGCCCCACCCCTCACCGCGCTCGGCGAAAGAGCGCCTAGACAAGATCCTAGCCCACCTCGGGGTGGGGAGCCGCAAGGAGATCCACCGGCTGGCTCGAGCCGGGCGCATCACCGTAGACGGCCAGGTCATCACCGACTCGGCCTTCAAGCTCGACCCCGGACAGGCGCGGATCGCGGTGGATGGAGAAGAGGTCTTCTACCACGAGTTCTTTCACGCAATGCTCCATAAACCCGCCGGTTACGTGACCTCCACCCAAGACCGTGACGGACCATCCGTGATCCAATTGCTCAAGGTGGCGCGCAGGGATTGGATGCCGGTGGGTCGCCTCGACAAGGACACCGAGGGGCTTTTGCTCGTCACCACCGACGGGGAGTTGGCCCACCGCCTCACCCACCCCCGCTGGAAGGTGCCCAAGCGCTACTATGCCGAGCTGGCCAGACCCGCCACCCAAGACGACGTGGAGGCTTTCGCGGCTGGGCTGGAGATGGACGGGGAGCCGCTCCAACCCGCTGAGCTGACCCTCCTTGCCGATCCCTGCCGGGTCGAGCTGGTCATCCGCGAGGGCCGCTACCACCAGGTAAAGCGGATGTTCGCGGCCCGGGGAAACCGGGTGCTCTACCTCAAGCGGGTAGCCTTCGGCCCGCTCGAGCTGCCAGAAGACCTCGAGCCGGGGGAGTCTCGCTCTCTCACGGCCGAAGAGGAGCAGGCCCTGTACGGGGCAGTGGGGCTCGAGCCGCAATCGAAAATCTTCCGCGGCTAGCGGCCCGATGACACGAGTTGGATAACCCGCAATAAAAAATGTTAGCAGCCGGGTTGCGTGGCTTGGGGCTGACCGCTAGGGCAGCTCAGCGATCGAGGAAGCGTCGGCGCAGGCTAGGGTTAGGGAGCGTACAGCTTTCCCGCTTGCCGAAGATGCGGTAGCGATGGCGGGCCACCCAGCGATAGACCCGGTCACGCCAAGGCTTGGGAATCCAGCGAAAGAGGTAAGCCCAGCCCCATACCCCCCCTAGCCGGTGGAGAATCTGTAGCGCGGCGTCGGACTCGAGGTAGACCCGCCCGCCCTCGAGGACCACCACGCTTTCGCCCTGGGCTTGCGCAGTCGAGATTCCATGTCTGGCCAGAAGCCGTTGCCCGGCCTCGGACTGCTGCGCGGCGAACAGAAACCTCTCCTGGGGGTCATGCTGCAGGACGAACTGCACCACCCCGTTGCAAAGGTTACATGCCCCATCGAAGAGGACGATGGTGGCGACCTTCATGGCTCGAACTTAGCCGGTTTTGGCGTCCCGCGCCGTGAGGCGGACGACCGTTATGCCAGGGTTATGGCCACTCCACCTCCGCCCTTCCCTGCTAGGGCGATTTACGCCAAACGCGCTGGTAGCGCGGGTTCTGGGTCGAAGGCAAAAGTGCGCACATCGCCGCGGGCGCAGCAGAATGCGCCACCTAGCGGGAGACCACCCGGCGACGCTCCGAGGGAGCACGCTCCCGCCGGTGCGCCCGGTCTTCGCTCTCGCCGCGCTGGCGCGAGGGGCTTTCCGCCGGGATCTCGTGGGCACGGGAGAGGTGGAACTCGCTCAGGTTTTTCTGGATGGACTCGAGTTCGTCGGCCTGCACGTCGAGATACGCAGCGTCCTGCGAGAGCACGATCCGCCCGATCCGGCCCGCTCCGGCCTTCTTGAGCACTGCCACCACCCGCGCAACCGTGAGGCGCGGCCCACTGAGCTTCACCGTGACCAGGCCCTCCTCGCCGGTGATGAGGCTCCTGGGGGCCGAGACGGTGCCCAGCATGAAAGCCAACAGCCCGGCGATGGCCTCGCGGTCGTTGACCAACCGATCCGCCAGCTCGCGCCAGGGGGCGCGTTCGTGAGCGGGTTGACGGGCGAGACGGGCCAACAAGCCCTGCCACTTGGCCTCTTGGACCTCTTCGGGGGTGGGAGGATTGACCCGCTTGAAGCGGCGCTTGACGGCGGCCTCGAGGTTCTCCAGCTCGCGGCGCTCGCGCGGTCCGTACAACAGGATGACCTGGCCACTCCGCCCTGCCCGGCCGGTGCGCCCGGAGCGGTGCTGATAGGGTTCGGCCTTCTCGGGAAGCCGAAAGTGTACCACCAAGTCCACTTCAGGGATATCAAGGCCTCTAGCGGCCACGTCGGTGGCGACCAGCACGGTATCCTTCCCCTCGCGAAAGCGACTCAGCACCCGCTCGCGTTCGCGCTGGCTCATGTCGCCGTGAATGGGCGCCGCCCCGATGCCGCGGGCTTGCAAGCCCATGGCCAGGTCGTCCACCTCGGCCTTGGTACGGGTGAAGACGATGGCGCGCTCTGGGGCATAGGCAAAGATCACGTCGGCCAGAATGCTCAAGCGGTTGTGCAAGGGGGCCTGTATGGCCAGCTCCTCGTAGCTCACCCGCTCATCCTTGATCACATTGACGTGGACGGGATCCCGCATGTAGCGCTCCGCCAGGCGCTTGGCCCAGCTGGGCACGGTGGCCGAGAAGAGGAAAGTCTGGCGGGAAGCCGGGGTCGCCCCCAGCAGCTTTTCCACATCTTCCTCAAAGCCCATCGAGAGCATCTCGTCCGCCTCGTCGAGCACCGCGATCTCGATACGTGAAAGATCCAGGATCCCCTGATCCAGATAGTCGATGGCCCGCCCCGGGGTGGCCACCACCACGTCGGCCCCGCGCCGTAGCCCCTCGGCCTGCGCGCCATACCCGGTGCCGCCATAGATGGGCAACACGTGCAGGTGTGGCGCCACCCAGGCCAGCTCGCCCG
This portion of the Meiothermus sp. Pnk-1 genome encodes:
- a CDS encoding alanyl-tRNA editing protein → MRLYHEFPYESRFTARVLRAWSEGGKHYVVLDRTLFYPTAGGQANDTGTLNGLRVLDVKEAEGRGEGKAKAEVIHVLEAPLPEGQEVQGELDWTRRYRHMQRHTAEHTLAQAFWRAAGWETLAVNMSGPVCTIDFSGEPDRATVQQAEALANWAVYANTPVKTFWIEDSEVGSYPLRRAPKVSGRIRIVEIEGWDMVACGGTHVARTGEAGPIKVVKYERYKGGTRVYFMAGWEALETFHQEHAILTRVAERFSAHYLEVEKPIHNLRDEFFRLKGENHALKEELAERVMRELLAEFPEHTIFAQVPAVVIEAVGKRLAEWPGVLALLVAPGEGKARCVLTKHPSRPEDLQTIWKEVLEPLGAKGGGALVKLGVLPSGAVHAALEGFKKKLCPKQ
- a CDS encoding tripartite tricarboxylate transporter substrate binding protein, which encodes MAWIGLLISGLGVAQGFLPRHPECIGGGWDFTCRAVAQLMYQLKIVPQPFTLSHLPGAGGGVAYAHVVSQRDDDPELIVAASTTTAVRLAQGQYGPFNERDVRWLGAIAADFGLVAVKAEAPWKTLQELLAAWKADPSRITTGGPDPLRVALLGRAVGIDPRSIRYTPAEDPTPLKHDLVQIFLGDASVLREEVAGGSLRALGVMAPQRLPGPYTDVPTLRELGYDVDWVVWQGFYMPKSTSAQAYTFWVQALRKVARSPEWAKVREQNGLGEFLSLGVEFQVLVERQVHALRGLSRELGLTK
- a CDS encoding GntR family transcriptional regulator; its protein translation is MIAPQTQEAYRRLRQMILSLELPPGEALVERRLEEYFRDREGLIVSRTPIRSALGLLAQEGLVRREGRTYRVAPLDWDELEEAFAFRKVLETTAVRMAAARKPRAEGVAQVLAALGEDLDPESELAKATDFHLELARLCGNRFLLEALGTVLSRIYRVRFLEVMTPEGRLQARRDHQRLLELVQQGQGEEAARLIEEHLERSRQRMLEGRRSPRGELLARP
- a CDS encoding pseudouridine synthase, translated to MPKEPHPSPRSAKERLDKILAHLGVGSRKEIHRLARAGRITVDGQVITDSAFKLDPGQARIAVDGEEVFYHEFFHAMLHKPAGYVTSTQDRDGPSVIQLLKVARRDWMPVGRLDKDTEGLLLVTTDGELAHRLTHPRWKVPKRYYAELARPATQDDVEAFAAGLEMDGEPLQPAELTLLADPCRVELVIREGRYHQVKRMFAARGNRVLYLKRVAFGPLELPEDLEPGESRSLTAEEEQALYGAVGLEPQSKIFRG
- a CDS encoding thiol-disulfide oxidoreductase DCC family protein; its protein translation is MKVATIVLFDGACNLCNGVVQFVLQHDPQERFLFAAQQSEAGQRLLARHGISTAQAQGESVVVLEGGRVYLESDAALQILHRLGGVWGWAYLFRWIPKPWRDRVYRWVARHRYRIFGKRESCTLPNPSLRRRFLDR
- a CDS encoding DEAD/DEAH box helicase, translating into MEFKDFALRPEVLSALEAKGFTTPTAIQAQAIPLALEGRDVLGQARTGTGKTLAFALPIAHRLEASRQRGRAPRALILTPTRELALQVAGELAWVAPHLHVLPIYGGTGYGAQAEGLRRGADVVVATPGRAIDYLDQGILDLSRIEIAVLDEADEMLSMGFEEDVEKLLGATPASRQTFLFSATVPSWAKRLAERYMRDPVHVNVIKDERVSYEELAIQAPLHNRLSILADVIFAYAPERAIVFTRTKAEVDDLAMGLQARGIGAAPIHGDMSQRERERVLSRFREGKDTVLVATDVAARGLDIPEVDLVVHFRLPEKAEPYQHRSGRTGRAGRSGQVILLYGPRERRELENLEAAVKRRFKRVNPPTPEEVQEAKWQGLLARLARQPAHERAPWRELADRLVNDREAIAGLLAFMLGTVSAPRSLITGEEGLVTVKLSGPRLTVARVVAVLKKAGAGRIGRIVLSQDAAYLDVQADELESIQKNLSEFHLSRAHEIPAESPSRQRGESEDRAHRRERAPSERRRVVSR